A region from the Benincasa hispida cultivar B227 chromosome 12, ASM972705v1, whole genome shotgun sequence genome encodes:
- the LOC120067602 gene encoding secreted RxLR effector protein 161-like produces the protein MGLYLRKSICNNPQVSLGHLRRFVSFVEHWITDSVTAPTPLNPNVHLTLSDGTSLEYATLCCQLVGNLIYLTVTRSDIAYVVHIVSQFMAAPRTIHFTIVLYILRYVKGTLGHALQCSSHSSLILFGYSDADWAGDPIDRFSTSGYYLYLGGFLISWQSKKKNVVFHSSTKSEYRALVDATLELLWLCWFLVDMGVPLLSATTLHCDNI, from the exons ATGGGGCTTTATCTAAGGAAGTCTATATGTAACAACCCACAGGTATCTCTCGGCCATCTCAGAAGGTTTGTCTCCTTTGTCGAGCATT GGATCACTGACTCTGTTACAGCCCCGACACCACTCAACCCTAATGTTCATCTGACTCTGTCCGATGGAACTTCTCTCGAATATGCCACTCTTTGTTGTCAACTTGTTGGTAACCTAATTTATCTAACTGTGACTCGTTCCGACATTGCATATGTTGTTCACATTGTAAGTCAGTTCATGGCTGCTCCTAGAACAATTCATTTTACTATTGTTCTCTATATTCTTCGCTATGTTAAGGGGACTCTAGGACATGCTCTTCAGTGTTCATCCCATTCATCCCTGATCTTATTTGGCTACTCTGACGCTGATTGGGCTGGTGATCCTATTGACCGGTTTTCTACTTCGGGTTATTATTTATATCTTGGTGGCTTTCTTATTTCTTGGCAGAGTAAGAAAAAGAATGTTGTCTTTCACTCTAGTACGAAGTCTGAATATCGCGCCTTGGTTGATGCTACATTAGAGTTATTGTGGCTCTGCTGGTTTCTTGTTGATATGGGAGTTCCTCTGTTGTCTGCCACTACCCTTCACTGTGACAACATTTag